Part of the Paenibacillus aurantius genome, CTTCGCCTTCAGCTCGTCGTCCTGGATCTGTTTGGCTGTAGGGTGTTGCTTGCGCGCTGCCCACTTGTAGTAACTGCTTCGGGCTACGCCTGCCAGCCGGCAAAGCAGCGTGATCGGATAGGACGGAGCTAGTTCCTCAATGGCTTGGTACGTTTGACGTTGTTCTTCTCTTCCCCCCTTTGCAGTTCGATAAGCTTTTTTAGCAACGCATTCTCCGCTCGGAGCTGCAATAGTTCTTCTTCCACCGTTGCCGGTTTCTTGGGTCTCCCTGTACTTGATGTGCCTCTTTTTTCCTTAAGCCCCTCGAGTCCTTCTCGTTCATAATGCGATACCCATCTTCGAACCATTTTGTCGTTGATGCTCAAAGCCTTTGCTACGGTTTTGTAGCCCATACCCTCTACAACGAACATTTCCACTGCTCGCCGTTTGAATTCTATGTCATACGTCTTCCGAATTTCGCCCAAGAAAAATCCCCTCCAAGTAAACCATAGTGTGCTTTTTCCACACTGTCTACTTAAAGGGGATAATATCAAAATGATCGGCAGCTTCTTTATAAATTCCTCTCTAACAAAATCCCCACTTGCTCTGCCATAACATGAGGGGAATAAGGCATTCCATTCGCTATCCACCATTCCACCATGCCTACATAGGACGTCACAATAAATTGAAGAATAACATCTGCGTTTAATCCGCGATTTTTTCCTCCTTTTACATTGACTTCATCTTGGAACTCCTCGATTAGAAATTCCAGGAACTGACTGCGAAAAGAAGGTGCCCCTTTACTCTTTAGCATGGTTGAAAAGAATAAATGATTTTTTTCAAGATATTCGAACCAAGGAAGATTCGCATCTTTATATTCCATGTCCGATGTCGATTCACAAATATCCCGCATTTCCTTAATATGCTCAGCAATTAATCTGTCCAATAGATCGAATTTATCCTGATAATGAAGATAGATGGTTCCTCTACTCACATTAGCTCTGTCGGAAATATCTTGTATCGTAATATCATCGAATTCTTTTTCAGACATTAGTTCTATAATGGCTTTCTTTAACGCTTCTTGAGTTTTCTGTATTCTTCTATCCACTTTAGACATTAAAGTAGTCACCCTGGCTTTCAAAAAATAGTAAACAGCTATCAAGCATTTGTTCAGTAATTGACGAATTAAGCGAATCTAACCATTGCCTACTTTCTGGATTGCTTTATAATTATAGACATGAGTACAGTAATTGATCAATGTCTTTTATTCTTTTGCCGAATAAGTCGGGAAAGACGTTGGTTAAAATAACCTGATTAAATAGCCAAGGCCATATCAGCCAATTATCGCGGCAAAAGAATAAAACACATCAAGAAAGGATCTGTTACCTTATATGTCCGATATCCAAGGCAAAGTTGTCATAATTACAGGTGCATCAAGCGGGATCGGAGAAGCTACTGCCAAAGAACTTGCTTCAAAAGGCGCCATATTGGTCCTGGCAGCCCGGCGTGAAGATCGATTAAAGCAACTGCAGGAAGAAATTCAAAACGGCGGTGGTCAAGCCATTTATAAAGTGACTGACGTGACGTCGAACGAACAAATGGAAGAGCTAGCCGAATTTACTCTTAAGTCTTTTGGGAAAATCGATGTTTTGGTTAACAATGCCGGAGTCATGCCTCATTCGTTTCTTTATAAGAAAGAAATTGATGATTGGAACAAAATGATTGACGTCAACATCAAAGGTGTTCTGTATGGCATCGCGGCTGTGCTGCCTTCCATGAGGGAACGAAAAGAAGGGCACATCATTAACGTTTCCTCTGTTGCAGGACACGTTGTCGGCGCTGGAAGCACCGTGTATGCGTCAACGAAGCACGCCGTACGTGCCATATCGGAAGGATTGCGCAAAGAAGAGCTTATTAACAACATCCGCTCAACCATCATCTCGCCAGGAGCCGTTACGAGCGAATTGATCGAAGGCGTTACCGATCCTGATTTAGTGCCGGTGATCGAAAAACTGTATGAAATGGCTATCGGAGCCGATAGCATCGCTCGTGCGATTGCGTTTGCTATGGAAGAACCGGCTGACGTCGCGATTAATGAGATGATCATTCGTCCGACGCGTCAAGAACGATAAGAATGGATTGGCACGGCGAATTTGGCAAGGGGGACAGGCAATGAAAGAAGTGATCCTTTGGACCGGTGCTGGACAGATTGGCATGGCGATAGCTAGAAGAATTGGTTTCGGTAAGAAAATTATGGTTGGTGACAAGAACCTAGATAATAGCGAGGCTATTGCAAAAATTATGAAAGAAGCCGGATTTGATGTGGAGCCTGTCGAAACGGACATTTCATCCAGAGAATCTATTATAAATTTGATTGCAGAAGGACAGAAGTATGGTGAAATCACTGCTCTTATCAATGCAGCGGGCGTGTCACCTAGTCAGGCACCTATTGAAATGATTTTGAAAGTGGATTTATACGGAACCGCAGTATTGCTGGAGGAAGTAGGTAAGGTCATAGCTCCTGGGGGGGTTGGTGTGACCATTTCCAGTCAATCTGGACACCGAATGCCTCCATTGGGAGTTGAAATGGATGAACAGCTGGCAACGACACCAACGGAAGATCTCCTTAGTTTGGAAGTCCTTCGTCCAGAAAATATCAAGGATACGCTGCACGCTTATCAAATGGCGAAACGGTGCAATGTGAAGCGCGTTATGTATGAATCAATACGTTGGGGGGAAAGAGACGCCCGTCTCAATTCCATTTCTCCAGGGATTATCGTAACGCCATTGGCCTTAGACGAATTCAATGGTCCAAGAGGAGATTTCTATAAAAATATGTTTGCCAAATGCCCTGCCGGTCGTCCAGGAACAGCGGATGAGGTTGCCAATGTGGCTGAGCTGCTGATGATGCCGCAGGGGGCTTTCATCACAGGGTCTGATTTCCTAATTGACGGCGGAGCCACGGCTTCTTATTTTTACGGACCACTTAAACGAGCAGAATAAGGAGCGAATGGATGATGGAGTATACGAAACTTGGAAACACCGGCTTGGATGTTTCTCGAATTTGCCTTGGCTGCATGGGTTTTGGTGTAGCAGAGCGTTGGACGCACCCATGGGTTATCAACGAAGAACAGAGCCGCCCGATTATTAAACAGGCACTTGAACTGGGGATCAACTTTTTTGATACGGCGAACGTCTACTCCGACGGAACAAGCGAAGAAATTGTTGGACGGGCGCTAAAGGACTACGCCAACCGGGATCAAATCGTTCTTGCCACCAAGGTTTGGGGACGCATGAACAAAGGGCCAAATGGCGCTGGGTTGTCCCGGAAAGCGATCATGAGTGAGATTGACAAGAGCCTCAAAAGGCTGGGCACTGATTACGTCGATTTGTACCAAATTCATCGGTGGGATTACGACACGCCGATCGAAGAGACGATGGAAGCCATGCATGACGTGGTGAAGGCTGGTAAGGCGAGATACATTGGTGCTTCGGCGATGTTTGCGTGGCAATTTCTAAAAGCACTGAATGTCGCCGATAAAAAGGGATGGACTCGCTTTGTATCCATGCAGAACCACATGAACCTTATATACCGTGAAGAGGAACGTGAGATGTTGCCTCTTTGTAGGGAAGAAGGAATCGGCGTGATTCCTTATAGCCCGCTTGCTTCAGGGAGACTCACGCATGATCGAGGAGAAACGACACATCGTTCTGAAACCGACCAAGTTCAAAAGAGAAAATACGATGTGATGGCAGATGCCGATCAATCGATTGTGGATCGTGTGGCAGAACTTGCTGAAAAACATGGCGCTCCCCGCGCTCAAATCGCATTAGCGTGGTTGTTGCAGAAACAACCGGTCACAGCGCCGATAGTCGGGGCTACGAAAACGTCTCATCTTGAAGTTGCGGCCGGTGCTCTTTCTGTGAAGCTAGCACCTGAAGAAATTGCGTATGTGGAAGAACCTTATGTGCCGCACCCAGTCGTTGGTGCTCAGTGAGGATAGGCGTGGCAGTGTTAAATCCTGCCTGTTTCGTGCTGCAGCCCGGATATAACAAGTCCGCTCCTCTTTTATGGAGCGGACTTTGTTTGTTGGGGATTGCCGTTTAAGTAGAGGATAACCGGACGGGTACGGGGCCTTATCTAAGCCGGCTGGCCCAGACAGTCTGCACCGCCATGAACGCGATTACCCGCGGTCGCGCAAATCCAGCCAGCGGATTTCGTCCGGCGTCAAGGTGACGCGGGCTCCTTCCACGCTCGAATTCAGCTCTGCCGTGTTCTGCGGCCCGATGAGGGCGCAGGCCGGGAACGGCTGATTGAGCACGTAGGCGAGCGCGATCTGGATCGTGCTGAGCCCCTTGTCCTTGCCGAGCTGCTCGGCGCGGCGCAGGCGCTCCCAGTTGTCGTCGCTGTAGAAGACGCGAACGAGATCGGCGTTCGAGCGGTCTTCCGGGCCGAACCGGCCGGTAAAGAATCCTCTTGCCTGTGAGGACCAGGAGAGAAGCGGGAAGCGGTTGGCCTCGTGCCAGTCGAGCGTTTCTTCGTCGGCCGACACGCAGCCGGCCCAGAACGGCTCGTTCGCCTTGGCCAGGCTCAGGTTCGGGGAGCTGAACGAGAATCCGGTCAGCCCGTGGGCCGCCGCGTACTCGTTGGCTTCCTGAAGACGGCGGGTGGTCCAGTTCGAGCCGCCGACCGCCCGGATCGTGCCCTTCTCGATGTGACGGTTGAGTGCTTCCACGATCGGGCCGACCGGAACCTCCGGGTTGTCCCGGTGAAGAGCGTAGAGATCGATGTAATCGGTTCGGAGCCGCTCCAGGCTCACCGCCAGGTCGGAGTCAATCGCCTCCCGGGTCACCCTCGGGCCTTTGGAATCGTGATGGGCGCCTTTCGTGAAGATGACGACCTGGTCGCGGTTGCCGCGCTCGGCCATCCAGCGGCCGATGGCCTGCTCGCTTTCTCCGCCGCTGTAGATGTGGGCGGTGTCGATGGTGTTGCCGCCTACCTCGAAGTAGGCATCCAGCATTTCGTGAACCTTCTCCGTGTTGCGGAGATTGAAATAGTCCGATCCCATGATCAACTGGGAAACTCCGCGGTCCAGGCCGGGGATTTGAATCGTTTTCAAAGTGGTTTCCTCCTTGGAGTGGGAGATTTGGTGAAGCCGTTCCTATCGTTGACCTTGGCTTACAGGGTAATGCGCACCCGCTCGTTGGCCGATTTCAGGCAGGCATCCAGCACCTTCATGTTCCGTATGGCATCCTCAGCGGGGTAGGGCAGGTCGGCCTCTCCCCAGATGGCACGCGCCATGGTGTCTGCCTGCAGGGCATACTGGTTGAGCTGCGGGAATTCTTCCTCCCGTTCCCCGTCGCGCGTGAAGACCTTAAAGTTCGCCGGTCCGATAAAAGCGGAGGGAACCTCGATGCGGCCGTCGGTGCCGACCACCTCCAGCGTGTTGCGGAAAGCCGCCCACATGCCGCAGTCGAAGGTCAGCGCGACGCCCTTCGAGAACTCCAGCAGCCCGGAGGCCATCATGTCCACCTCATCGTGCTCGGGCGAGAGCAGGGCGTGAACGGTAGCGGCCTGGGGCTCCTCACCCAGAATCAGCCTGGCGGCGCTGATCGGGTAGCAGCCCACGTCATACAGCGAGCCTCCGCCCATGTACCGCTTGTAACGCACGTTGTTCGCGTCCTTTGCGTTATTGAACGTGAAGGTGCCGTGGATGCCGCGGATTTCCCCGATCTCTCCGGCCTGGATGATTTCCTTCAGGCGGGTGTAGCGCGGGTGATACCGGTACATGAAGGCTTCGGCCAGCACCACGCCTGCTTTGGCGCACGCCTCCGCCATTTCCTCCGCTTCTTTGGCCGTCAAGGCCATCGGCTTCTCGCACAACACATGCTTGCCGGCCTCGGCCGCCCGGATCGTCCATTCCTTGTGAAGGTGGTTGGGCAGCGGGATATACACGGCGTCGATGCTGCTGTCGGCGAGCAGCTCCTCGTAACTTCCATAAGACACGGGGATATTCAGCTCCTCCGCCGTCCGTTTGGCCTTCTCGGCGTCCCGGCTCGCTAAGGCGGCGGTAACGCCCGTCTCCGATTCTTGAATGCCGGGAATGACGGCCCGTTTGGCGATGCCGGCGGCCCCTAGAATGCCCCATCTTATTTGACGTTCAGCGCTCATTCACATCTCGCTCCTTTGTCGGGTTTGGGTTTGATGCCATTATATAAGGCATGTCCGAAGATGGATATAACAATATTTTCAGCGGGATATAAGCATTTTTGAAAGGGGACCGCTTAGGCGCACAAAAAAAGGGACCTGCAGCATCGGGCTGCAGGTCCAAAGTATATGTTTTAAAAGGGGGGTCATGATTAGTATAGGCGACGAACATTAACGGGGGATTAACGGTTCATTACCGTTGTGTTACATTTTGTGCGAAGCTGCCCGGATAAGCCGACGGAATCGTAAAGCTGAACATCGTGCCGTCTCCCGGGTGGGACGAGGCGGATATGGTGCCGCCCATGAGCTCCACGAGCGTTTTGCAGATGGACAAGCCCAACCCGGTTCCGCCGAATCGATGGGAGGGGGAATTGATCTGCGTGAAGGGCTGGAAGAGGTAGCCCATCTTATCCTCTGGAATGCCGATCCCGGAATCTTCGACGACGAATTCGAGATCGAAGGCCGGGCCGGCTTCGTACCGTTGGTAGACATACACCTTCACGCCGCCGGCTTCGGTAAATTTGATCGCGTTGCCGATCAGATTGTTCAGCACCTGCCGGAGCTTGTTCGGGTCCCCCATGACCGTTTGCGGAACGGCCGGATCGAGGTATGTCTCCAGGCTGATGCCGCGTTCCCTCGCCAGTGCCCGGAACAGGTCGACCGTTTCCTTCAGGCACAGCTCGAGCTCGAACGGCTCCCGGTCCAGCTCCATTTTGCCCGCTTCCAGCTTCGAATAATCGAGAATATGATTGATGATCGACAACAGACCGCGCCCGCTCGTATGAATGATCTCGGCCGTTTCGCGGTCCTCTTCCTTCATCTCGGATTCCATCAGCATATCGGACATGGCCAGAATGCCGTTGAGCGGGGTCCGGATTTCGTGGCTCATCATGGCGAGGAAGCTCGTTTTGATTCGGGAAGCGATCTCCGCGGTTTCCTTCATTTGCGTAAGCACGCGGTTCGCTTCCTCGAGCTCCTGCGTGCGCTCCTCCAGCTGCGCCGTCTTAAGCTGAAGCTCCTTGCGCGCCCGGTAGAGCCGGACGAAGCCTTCGATCTTGCTTCTCAGAATTTCCGGATGGAAGGGCTTCGTCAAGTAGTCGATGGCCCCCGAGGAATAAGCCATCATGTAATCCTCCAGCTCCGAGGTCAAGGACGTGAGGAAAATGATCGGGATGTCCTGTGACTTCTTGCGCATCTTGATGCGCCGTGCCGTCTCAAAGCCGTTCATGTCGGGCATCAGCACATCCATGATGATCAGGGCCACTTCATTCTCGAGAAGGAGCTTCAGCGCCGACATTCCCGAGGTGGCGCCTATGAGCTCGTAAGGGGTGTTGGCAAGCACCGCTTGGATCGAGGTGTATTCATCGGGCCGGTCGTCCACCAGCAGGATTTTGATCGGATAATCCATGGAATTCCCGTCCCTTCTTGAGGCTACTTGATCAGCCATGCCTTCAGCATGGTGACCAGCTGCGTGGTGTTAATCGGCTTAGGAATATAATCGGAGGCGCCGGCCTGAAGGCACTTGACCCGGTCTTCCTCCATCGCACGTGCGGTGAGGGCGATGATCACGACATTCTCGTATTCCGGGCGGCGGCGGATTTCGCGCATCGTTTCGTAGCCATCCATTTCGGGCATCATGATGTCCATGAAGATGAGCTCGATCTCTTTCTCCTCATCCAGAATGGACAGCGCTTCTCGTCCGTTCTGGGCGAAGCGAATTTCCATGTTATACCCTTCGAGCACACTCGACAGGGCAAAGATGTTGCGCATGTCGTCATCGACAAGCAGAATGCGTCTTCCTTCGAACGCCGATTCCGGGTTATGGAGCTTCTCGATCAGGCGCTGTTTATCGGGAGGCAAATCCGCCGTCCTCCGGTGCAGGTACAAGGCGGTCTCGTCATAGAGCCTTTCCATGGACCTCACATTCTTGATGACGATGCTTTCCGCGTAATGCTTCAGACGCTGCTCGTCGTGCTTGCTCAGCTCCTTGCCGGTATAAATGATCACGGGCAGGGTCTGCAGCTTGCGGTTGGTTTTGATTTGCTCGAGCAGATCGAAGCCGGGCAGGTCCGACAGGCCAAGATCGAGCACCATGCAGTCAAAATGCTGGACGGTCAGCTGCTCGAGCGCTTCCCGGCCGGTGGCGACGGCGGTGATGCGCACGTCGGGATGGGCGATGAAGGCCACCAGGCTCTTGCGGAGATCCGGATGGTCCTCGACAATGAGCAGGTTTTTGGTCTGGCGGCGGATATAGCTTTCAATCTGCAGGAAGGCGGCTTCCAGCTCCTCGTGATCGCTCGGCTTTTTCCAGAAGGAGAGGGCCCCGAGGGAAAGGGTGTGGGGATCCGTCTCTTCAGTGGAAATGACGTGAACCGGGATATGCCGGAGCTCCGGACGGCTCTTCAGCCGGCTGATGATGGCCCATCCGTCCAGCACGGGAAGATCGGTATCGAGCAGGATGGCGTCGGGCTTGTAGGCATGGGCCAGAGCGAGGCCCTGGTCGCCCTGGAAGGCGACGATCGCTTTGAAGCCGCGGCGACGCGCGAGTTCAAGAAGGATGGAGGCGAAGTCCTTTTCGTCTTCTATGATGAGCAGAACCGTATCCTCCGGCTGGAGGTCGGCACGGTCGTCCTCCATTTCCGAGAACTGAAGCAGCTTAGGGTTGGAAATGGAGATGTCCGGTATAAACGATTCCATAAAGGAAGCTTTGTCCTTGGATGCATGCTCGGCCGCCGCGGCGATAGACAAGGACTCGGTTTCGGCCTGCTCGGCGGCTTCCACGGGGACGGCGGGGAGAACGAGGGAGAAGACGCTCCCGCCGCCTTCCTCGGAGTAAACCTCGATCCGTCCCCCGAGCAGACCGGCCAGCTCCCGGCTGATCGTAAGCCCAAGCCCGGTTCCTCCGTATTTGCGGCTTGTCGTGCCGTCCGCCTGCTGAAAGGCTTCAAAGATCGCTTCCAGCTTGTCGGACGGGATCCCGATCCCGGTGTCGGTGACCGCGAAGACAATGTCGCCGGCCGCGGCCGGCTGCCGGAGCCGGGTTGCCTTGTTTCCGCGCAGGATCTCCAGCGAGACAGAGCCTGTCTCCGTAAATTTCAGGGCGTTCGCGATCAGGTTGCGGAGAACCTGGCGCAGGCGGTGGCCGTCGGTGATGATGCTTTCGGGCAGGGTGCGGTCCATGCG contains:
- a CDS encoding ATP-binding response regulator; the encoded protein is MDYPIKILLVDDRPDEYTSIQAVLANTPYELIGATSGMSALKLLLENEVALIIMDVLMPDMNGFETARRIKMRKKSQDIPIIFLTSLTSELEDYMMAYSSGAIDYLTKPFHPEILRSKIEGFVRLYRARKELQLKTAQLEERTQELEEANRVLTQMKETAEIASRIKTSFLAMMSHEIRTPLNGILAMSDMLMESEMKEEDRETAEIIHTSGRGLLSIINHILDYSKLEAGKMELDREPFELELCLKETVDLFRALARERGISLETYLDPAVPQTVMGDPNKLRQVLNNLIGNAIKFTEAGGVKVYVYQRYEAGPAFDLEFVVEDSGIGIPEDKMGYLFQPFTQINSPSHRFGGTGLGLSICKTLVELMGGTISASSHPGDGTMFSFTIPSAYPGSFAQNVTQR
- a CDS encoding aldo/keto reductase, with the translated sequence MEYTKLGNTGLDVSRICLGCMGFGVAERWTHPWVINEEQSRPIIKQALELGINFFDTANVYSDGTSEEIVGRALKDYANRDQIVLATKVWGRMNKGPNGAGLSRKAIMSEIDKSLKRLGTDYVDLYQIHRWDYDTPIEETMEAMHDVVKAGKARYIGASAMFAWQFLKALNVADKKGWTRFVSMQNHMNLIYREEEREMLPLCREEGIGVIPYSPLASGRLTHDRGETTHRSETDQVQKRKYDVMADADQSIVDRVAELAEKHGAPRAQIALAWLLQKQPVTAPIVGATKTSHLEVAAGALSVKLAPEEIAYVEEPYVPHPVVGAQ
- a CDS encoding SDR family oxidoreductase — translated: MSDIQGKVVIITGASSGIGEATAKELASKGAILVLAARREDRLKQLQEEIQNGGGQAIYKVTDVTSNEQMEELAEFTLKSFGKIDVLVNNAGVMPHSFLYKKEIDDWNKMIDVNIKGVLYGIAAVLPSMRERKEGHIINVSSVAGHVVGAGSTVYASTKHAVRAISEGLRKEELINNIRSTIISPGAVTSELIEGVTDPDLVPVIEKLYEMAIGADSIARAIAFAMEEPADVAINEMIIRPTRQER
- a CDS encoding SDR family oxidoreductase, translated to MKEVILWTGAGQIGMAIARRIGFGKKIMVGDKNLDNSEAIAKIMKEAGFDVEPVETDISSRESIINLIAEGQKYGEITALINAAGVSPSQAPIEMILKVDLYGTAVLLEEVGKVIAPGGVGVTISSQSGHRMPPLGVEMDEQLATTPTEDLLSLEVLRPENIKDTLHAYQMAKRCNVKRVMYESIRWGERDARLNSISPGIIVTPLALDEFNGPRGDFYKNMFAKCPAGRPGTADEVANVAELLMMPQGAFITGSDFLIDGGATASYFYGPLKRAE
- a CDS encoding TetR/AcrR family transcriptional regulator, which produces MSKVDRRIQKTQEALKKAIIELMSEKEFDDITIQDISDRANVSRGTIYLHYQDKFDLLDRLIAEHIKEMRDICESTSDMEYKDANLPWFEYLEKNHLFFSTMLKSKGAPSFRSQFLEFLIEEFQDEVNVKGGKNRGLNADVILQFIVTSYVGMVEWWIANGMPYSPHVMAEQVGILLERNL
- a CDS encoding Gfo/Idh/MocA family protein, which encodes MSAERQIRWGILGAAGIAKRAVIPGIQESETGVTAALASRDAEKAKRTAEELNIPVSYGSYEELLADSSIDAVYIPLPNHLHKEWTIRAAEAGKHVLCEKPMALTAKEAEEMAEACAKAGVVLAEAFMYRYHPRYTRLKEIIQAGEIGEIRGIHGTFTFNNAKDANNVRYKRYMGGGSLYDVGCYPISAARLILGEEPQAATVHALLSPEHDEVDMMASGLLEFSKGVALTFDCGMWAAFRNTLEVVGTDGRIEVPSAFIGPANFKVFTRDGEREEEFPQLNQYALQADTMARAIWGEADLPYPAEDAIRNMKVLDACLKSANERVRITL
- a CDS encoding transposase — protein: MGEIRKTYDIEFKRRAVEMFVVEGMGYKTVAKALSINDKMVRRWVSHYEREGLEGLKEKRGTSSTGRPKKPATVEEELLQLRAENALLKKLIELQRGEEKNNVKRTKPLRN
- a CDS encoding aldo/keto reductase — protein: MKTIQIPGLDRGVSQLIMGSDYFNLRNTEKVHEMLDAYFEVGGNTIDTAHIYSGGESEQAIGRWMAERGNRDQVVIFTKGAHHDSKGPRVTREAIDSDLAVSLERLRTDYIDLYALHRDNPEVPVGPIVEALNRHIEKGTIRAVGGSNWTTRRLQEANEYAAAHGLTGFSFSSPNLSLAKANEPFWAGCVSADEETLDWHEANRFPLLSWSSQARGFFTGRFGPEDRSNADLVRVFYSDDNWERLRRAEQLGKDKGLSTIQIALAYVLNQPFPACALIGPQNTAELNSSVEGARVTLTPDEIRWLDLRDRG